Proteins co-encoded in one Nonomuraea helvata genomic window:
- a CDS encoding FhaA domain-containing protein, giving the protein MGVLQRFERRLEGLVEGAFARAFKSDLQPVEVASAVQREMDERAAIVAQGRTLVPNDFVVELSTTDSERLEVYADSISHELANLAREYAKEQGYSFVGPVRVRFETAGDLAVGLFRIRSGVIRGATVEQDEIRQPASDLPPSRPNAFNGRPRLLVSTQDDPQGDRSYELTTPVTLLGRGTDCDLRLVDPGVSRHHAELRVEGQTVALVDLGSTNGTFVNGQPVRRIELQNGTRVTLGRTTLVFRRD; this is encoded by the coding sequence GTGGGAGTCCTTCAGCGCTTCGAGCGAAGGCTCGAAGGCTTGGTTGAGGGGGCCTTTGCGCGGGCGTTCAAATCTGACCTTCAGCCGGTCGAGGTCGCCAGCGCGGTTCAGCGGGAGATGGATGAGCGTGCGGCGATCGTCGCTCAAGGTCGCACGCTCGTACCCAACGACTTCGTGGTTGAGCTGTCCACGACCGACAGCGAGCGGCTTGAGGTCTACGCCGACAGCATCAGCCACGAGCTGGCCAACCTCGCCAGGGAGTACGCCAAGGAGCAGGGCTACTCCTTTGTGGGACCGGTCCGGGTCCGCTTCGAGACCGCCGGCGACCTGGCTGTGGGGCTGTTCCGCATCAGGTCGGGCGTCATCCGCGGCGCGACGGTCGAGCAGGACGAGATTCGCCAGCCGGCGAGCGACCTGCCTCCGTCGAGGCCGAACGCGTTCAACGGGCGGCCGAGGCTGCTCGTCTCCACCCAGGACGACCCGCAGGGCGACCGTTCCTACGAGCTCACCACTCCGGTGACCTTGCTCGGCAGGGGCACCGACTGCGATCTTCGTCTGGTCGATCCGGGCGTCTCGCGACACCATGCGGAGTTGCGGGTAGAGGGCCAGACGGTGGCCCTCGTCGACCTCGGGTCCACCAACGGCACTTTCGTCAACGGCCAGCCGGTACGCAGGATCGAGCTCCAGAACGGCACGCGAGTGACGTTGGGGCGCACGACCCTGGTGTTCCGGCGCGATTAG
- a CDS encoding FHA domain-containing protein FhaB/FipA, whose product MSELTLLLIRLAFLAVLWFFVIAAVGVIRTDLFGSRTAPAGPRNVKPAKPVAKPKSKKGEPRQLIVTGGPLQGTTINLTETPITIGRANDATLVVTDDYASSRHARLFPQDGQWIVEDLGSTNGTYLDRSKVTRPTPVPLGVPIRVGKTVIELRK is encoded by the coding sequence ATGTCCGAGCTCACGCTGCTGCTGATCCGGCTCGCTTTCCTGGCGGTGCTGTGGTTCTTCGTCATTGCCGCAGTCGGCGTGATCCGGACTGACTTGTTCGGTTCACGCACGGCTCCCGCGGGCCCACGTAACGTGAAACCCGCCAAACCCGTGGCGAAGCCCAAGAGCAAAAAGGGCGAGCCACGCCAGCTCATCGTTACGGGTGGCCCGCTGCAAGGCACCACCATTAACCTCACGGAGACGCCCATCACCATTGGCCGGGCCAATGACGCCACGCTGGTAGTCACGGACGACTACGCTTCCAGCCGGCACGCCCGGCTCTTCCCCCAGGACGGTCAGTGGATCGTGGAAGATCTCGGTTCGACCAACGGCACGTATCTCGACCGCTCGAAAGTCACCCGTCCGACCCCGGTGCCGCTCGGTGTTCCGATCCGCGTCGGCAAGACAGTCATTGAATTGCGCAAATGA